The proteins below come from a single Syntrophales bacterium genomic window:
- a CDS encoding 4Fe-4S dicluster domain-containing protein, whose translation MEKIEKNLKEEARKLLEGKQVDVLIGYEMGTLPLTATPCFISSPDEVDRLVWNALCVHNLAKYVHDVIAQHKKAQKRVKPEDRKKKVVGVVAKGCTSRSIVLHLQERQYTRDEVIILGVPCTGYIDKRKLDRALDGQELREGSLNEDYVLVYTKAGEKRLVLKELLADNCITCPFNNPVIYDVMLGEKAVPMNVESEYFLVDEFAKRSTEDRWAYFTKEMAKCIRCYACRQACPSCYCPTCFVEQSQPYWVGISDDPSDTQVFQIMRLFHMVGRCVDCGSCVSVCPMGVDLRTFLKKLDKDVFELFGSRAGSSMDDLPPLSQFSEHDYGDFIFNP comes from the coding sequence GTGGAAAAGATTGAGAAAAATTTAAAGGAAGAGGCGAGGAAGCTCCTGGAAGGTAAGCAGGTGGATGTGCTTATAGGTTATGAAATGGGGACTTTACCACTTACGGCAACGCCCTGTTTCATTAGTTCACCTGATGAGGTGGATCGGTTAGTTTGGAATGCCCTCTGTGTTCACAATTTGGCCAAGTATGTTCATGACGTTATTGCACAGCACAAAAAGGCTCAGAAGAGGGTAAAACCAGAGGACAGGAAGAAGAAAGTTGTTGGGGTTGTGGCAAAGGGGTGTACTTCTCGTTCTATTGTTCTTCATCTCCAGGAACGACAGTACACCAGGGACGAGGTGATTATACTCGGTGTTCCGTGTACGGGTTACATCGATAAAAGGAAGTTGGATCGTGCGTTGGATGGACAGGAATTGAGGGAGGGTTCGCTGAACGAGGATTACGTTCTGGTGTATACGAAGGCGGGGGAGAAGAGGTTGGTGTTGAAGGAGCTTTTGGCGGATAACTGTATTACCTGTCCTTTTAATAATCCTGTGATATACGATGTTATGCTTGGTGAAAAAGCGGTTCCCATGAACGTGGAAAGTGAGTATTTTCTTGTAGATGAATTCGCTAAACGTTCTACTGAAGATAGATGGGCGTACTTTACTAAGGAAATGGCCAAATGCATTCGTTGTTACGCTTGCCGACAGGCTTGCCCGTCATGCTATTGCCCAACGTGTTTTGTGGAGCAGAGTCAGCCTTACTGGGTAGGGATAAGTGATGATCCTTCTGATACTCAGGTCTTCCAGATCATGAGGTTGTTCCACATGGTGGGCCGTTGTGTTGATTGTGGCTCTTGTGTTTCCGTATGTCCTATGGGTGTGGACCTAAGAACGTTTTTGAAGAAGTTGGACAAAGATGTTTTTGAATTGTTTGGTAGCAGAGCGGGGTCTTCGATGGACGACCTTCCACCGCTCTCTCAATTCAGCGAACATGATTATGGTGATTTTATATTTAATCCATGA
- a CDS encoding 4Fe-4S dicluster domain-containing protein has translation MESFLERVNKRIDGVPIQRCFHCRKCTAGCPLAFAMEYNPNRVIKMIQMGLEDEVLNSSTIWLCASCETCITRCPNEVDIARMMDVLREMAIERGVPVREKKILAFHQAFLNSIKSRGRINEPFMIMDYKLRSGDLFSDMAMGVSMFLKGKLALISPKTRDIASVRRIFEKTGRKSTVN, from the coding sequence ATGGAAAGCTTTCTCGAGAGGGTTAATAAGAGAATTGATGGTGTTCCCATTCAGAGGTGTTTTCACTGTCGTAAGTGCACGGCGGGATGTCCACTTGCCTTTGCAATGGAGTACAATCCCAATCGGGTGATCAAGATGATTCAGATGGGATTGGAGGATGAGGTGCTGAATAGTTCTACCATATGGCTTTGCGCCTCCTGCGAGACGTGCATTACCCGTTGCCCTAATGAGGTGGATATAGCTCGTATGATGGATGTACTTAGGGAGATGGCCATTGAAAGGGGAGTACCCGTGCGGGAGAAGAAGATTCTTGCGTTTCATCAGGCTTTTTTGAACAGTATCAAGTCAAGGGGAAGAATAAACGAGCCCTTCATGATAATGGATTATAAGTTGAGATCGGGAGATCTGTTTTCGGATATGGCGATGGGAGTAAGCATGTTTTTGAAGGGGAAGTTGGCGCTTATTTCTCCTAAGACGAGGGACATTGCGTCTGTGCGACGCATATTTGAGAAAACGGGAAGAAAGTCAACCGTTAATTAA
- a CDS encoding CoB--CoM heterodisulfide reductase iron-sulfur subunit B family protein: MVISYYPGCSLHGTAKEYEQSVKSVSAALGIGLQEVEDWSCCGATSAHSTNFDLSIALPARNLVLVESAAVKEVMVPCAACFNRFKSAQYYLSKSDTLKRRTEEAIGRPYRGEAVVRHPLEIFYKDVGLDALAGKVTKKLVGLKPVSYYGCLLLRPPKVCQFDDPENPYMMDEILQVLGADVKKWSYKTDCCGGSLTISRVDVVGRLVNKLMTMAREAGANCIVTACPVCMANLDTRSGETVRLPVFYFTELMALAFGLSGPVNWFRMHNIDPEPLLGGLGIV, encoded by the coding sequence TTGGTTATTTCATATTATCCAGGATGTTCGCTTCATGGAACGGCCAAAGAGTATGAACAATCAGTAAAATCAGTGAGTGCGGCTCTCGGGATAGGTTTGCAGGAAGTAGAGGATTGGTCATGTTGTGGAGCTACTTCAGCGCATTCCACAAATTTTGATCTCTCTATTGCGCTTCCGGCTAGGAACCTTGTACTTGTGGAATCCGCAGCGGTTAAGGAGGTTATGGTACCTTGTGCGGCGTGTTTCAACCGTTTCAAGAGTGCTCAATACTATCTATCGAAAAGTGATACTTTGAAAAGACGTACGGAAGAGGCAATAGGGAGACCTTATCGTGGGGAGGCGGTGGTAAGACATCCTCTCGAGATATTCTATAAGGACGTGGGGTTAGATGCACTGGCTGGTAAAGTAACGAAGAAACTTGTAGGCCTTAAACCTGTTTCTTATTACGGTTGTTTACTTTTACGACCCCCGAAGGTATGTCAGTTTGATGATCCTGAGAATCCGTACATGATGGATGAAATCCTTCAAGTTCTGGGAGCGGACGTGAAAAAATGGTCGTACAAGACAGATTGCTGTGGTGGAAGTCTCACCATAAGCAGGGTGGATGTTGTTGGCCGTCTGGTAAATAAACTTATGACTATGGCGCGCGAGGCAGGCGCAAATTGCATCGTTACTGCATGTCCTGTTTGTATGGCAAATCTCGACACTCGATCTGGGGAAACAGTGAGACTGCCCGTTTTTTATTTCACGGAATTGATGGCATTGGCCTTTGGGCTAAGTGGACCTGTGAATTGGTTTAGGATGCACAATATAGATCCCGAGCCTCTTCTGGGAGGATTGGGAATCGTGTAA
- a CDS encoding 4Fe-4S dicluster domain-containing protein, with amino-acid sequence MKRRVVKKDALVGIAKRISESVVVYTPVLVEGDVLFKALEKGDEPLLGYANSKNAPKNFFFPRSEIMLRFTRTPKGLVLTHEEITSQEGVLFGARPCDTRSFILLDMLFDQEKYKDPYYIAKRQRTTVVSLACANPPYATCFCTSVGGHPVDSQGADVLITDVGGEYLVEFLTPKGEALVKYFGEVEADESVEEKKKKVSEEAEKALAKKLAVDGLKEKLDRNFHSPFWDDVHKRCLACGTCTYLCPTCHCFDIRDEVKYDDGRRLRNWDSCMFPLFTQETSGHNPRPTQRERWRQRVMHKFSYYPENFGAIACVGCGRCVMYCPVNIDIRKIVEDAARLFSNTSP; translated from the coding sequence ATGAAAAGACGAGTAGTAAAAAAAGATGCCCTGGTTGGGATTGCGAAGAGGATTTCTGAGAGTGTCGTTGTTTATACCCCGGTTTTGGTAGAGGGGGACGTGCTTTTCAAGGCGCTTGAGAAAGGGGACGAACCTCTTTTGGGTTATGCAAACAGTAAGAATGCTCCAAAGAATTTTTTCTTCCCCCGTTCGGAGATCATGTTGCGTTTTACAAGAACACCCAAGGGGTTGGTGTTGACCCATGAAGAAATAACCTCACAGGAGGGTGTCTTGTTTGGGGCGAGACCCTGTGATACTAGGAGTTTTATCCTTTTGGACATGCTTTTCGATCAGGAGAAATATAAAGATCCCTATTATATAGCGAAAAGGCAGAGAACTACGGTGGTTAGTTTGGCCTGTGCTAACCCTCCCTACGCCACTTGTTTCTGTACCTCCGTTGGAGGCCATCCTGTTGATAGTCAAGGTGCAGATGTACTTATTACTGATGTTGGTGGTGAATATCTGGTTGAGTTTCTGACACCGAAAGGAGAAGCTCTGGTAAAGTACTTTGGGGAGGTGGAAGCTGATGAGTCGGTGGAAGAGAAAAAAAAGAAAGTATCTGAGGAAGCTGAAAAGGCTTTAGCTAAAAAACTCGCCGTTGATGGTTTGAAGGAAAAACTGGACAGGAACTTCCACAGTCCATTCTGGGACGATGTGCACAAGAGATGTTTGGCCTGTGGAACATGTACGTACCTATGTCCTACCTGTCATTGTTTCGACATCAGAGACGAGGTTAAGTACGATGATGGTAGGAGATTGCGTAACTGGGATTCCTGTATGTTTCCTTTATTTACGCAGGAGACCTCTGGTCATAATCCCCGGCCGACCCAGAGAGAGAGATGGCGACAGAGGGTGATGCACAAGTTTAGTTACTATCCCGAGAACTTTGGCGCCATAGCCTGTGTGGGTTGCGGTCGGTGTGTGATGTACTGCCCTGTTAACATTGATATACGCAAGATTGTAGAAGATGCAGCCCGCTTGTTTAGCAATACGTCCCCATAA
- a CDS encoding FAD/NAD(P)-binding protein, with the protein MENPYLSYPVEVVKIITEVDTKDIKTFRMVFLNKEDEEKFRYLPGQFAELSVFGKGECPIGIASSPTQKGYVEFTVQKAGVVTTALHEMEEGTRMGIRGPLGHPWPLEYLEGKNVVVVGGGFAFTTLRSLLNYMIYEENRPKFGKITVIYGARTPGLLLYKEELKQWSERGDIEMNITVDKGDATWTGREGFVPTICKEVAPSPENAVAVICGPPIMIRFTLPVFLDLGFSKENIFTSLEMRMKCGIGKCGRCNVGSKYICKDGPVFSFAELDRLTRDY; encoded by the coding sequence ATGGAGAATCCTTATCTGTCATATCCGGTTGAAGTGGTGAAGATCATAACGGAAGTGGACACCAAGGACATTAAAACCTTCCGTATGGTTTTCCTCAACAAAGAGGATGAGGAAAAATTCCGCTATTTGCCAGGACAGTTTGCAGAGTTATCAGTGTTTGGGAAAGGTGAATGTCCAATTGGAATAGCTTCCTCCCCTACGCAGAAAGGTTATGTAGAATTTACCGTTCAGAAAGCTGGTGTAGTGACCACGGCATTGCACGAAATGGAGGAAGGAACCAGAATGGGGATCAGAGGACCTCTTGGACATCCCTGGCCCCTTGAGTATCTTGAGGGGAAGAATGTTGTAGTTGTGGGAGGTGGTTTCGCATTTACCACTCTTCGATCTCTTTTGAATTATATGATTTATGAAGAGAACAGACCAAAATTTGGGAAGATCACAGTTATATACGGAGCCCGCACGCCGGGATTGCTGCTTTACAAAGAGGAATTAAAGCAGTGGTCCGAGCGGGGAGATATCGAGATGAACATTACTGTTGACAAAGGTGATGCAACCTGGACGGGAAGGGAAGGTTTTGTGCCCACGATATGTAAGGAAGTGGCCCCCAGTCCAGAAAATGCAGTTGCTGTTATTTGTGGTCCGCCCATTATGATTCGCTTCACCTTGCCCGTTTTCTTAGATCTAGGTTTTTCCAAGGAGAATATTTTTACATCTCTTGAAATGAGGATGAAATGTGGTATTGGTAAATGCGGGCGTTGTAATGTGGGCAGCAAATACATATGTAAGGATGGGCCAGTTTTCTCTTTTGCTGAACTTGATAGACTGACACGCGATTATTGA
- a CDS encoding sulfide/dihydroorotate dehydrogenase-like FAD/NAD-binding protein has product MPKIVAKKILAETIVRMDVEAPEIARRRKAGQFVVLRLHEKGERIPLTIVDSDYEKGTITLIFQVVGKTTAELAMLDEGSEIKDLLGPLGHPTEIEPFGRVICVGGGVGVGVIYPITKALKEEGNYVISIIGARTRDLIILEREIGVLSDEFVVCTDDGSYGFKGFVTQALEGILREDGNIDRVFAVGPVPMMRAVADVTRPYNIKTIVSLNPIMVDATGMCGACRVSIGGKTKFACVDGPEFDGHEVDFDLLMKRLKIYVKEEAVAYERHKCGFHGS; this is encoded by the coding sequence ATGCCGAAGATTGTTGCCAAAAAGATATTGGCTGAGACGATAGTGCGTATGGATGTTGAAGCCCCCGAGATTGCCAGACGACGTAAAGCGGGGCAATTTGTCGTTTTGAGGCTCCACGAAAAGGGTGAGCGTATACCACTCACGATTGTGGATTCCGATTATGAGAAGGGGACGATAACGTTGATATTCCAGGTGGTGGGCAAGACAACTGCAGAGCTAGCTATGCTTGATGAAGGATCGGAGATAAAGGACCTTTTGGGACCATTGGGTCATCCCACAGAGATAGAGCCATTTGGACGTGTCATCTGTGTGGGAGGGGGGGTAGGCGTTGGTGTTATATATCCGATCACGAAGGCCCTTAAGGAGGAAGGTAATTACGTGATTTCTATAATAGGTGCGAGAACTAGGGATCTCATAATTCTGGAGCGAGAGATTGGTGTTCTGAGTGATGAGTTTGTGGTCTGTACCGATGATGGTAGTTATGGATTTAAGGGGTTTGTAACGCAGGCATTAGAGGGTATTTTGCGCGAAGATGGCAATATTGATCGTGTGTTTGCCGTTGGACCCGTGCCCATGATGAGGGCTGTAGCAGACGTTACACGACCGTATAACATCAAGACCATAGTTAGCCTCAACCCTATTATGGTGGATGCTACTGGTATGTGTGGCGCTTGTCGTGTTTCCATTGGTGGAAAGACAAAATTTGCCTGTGTTGACGGACCGGAATTTGATGGCCATGAGGTGGACTTTGATCTTCTCATGAAACGTCTAAAGATTTACGTGAAGGAGGAGGCAGTTGCCTACGAAAGACACAAGTGTGGTTTCCATGGAAGCTGA
- the gltA gene encoding NADPH-dependent glutamate synthase — protein MPTKDTSVVSMEADVRREKIPRQKMPEQEPRERIRNFNEVPLGYTPELAMREAQRCIQCKKPGCIKGCPVDVQIPQFIKQIAEGDFLGAARTLKDTNSLPAICGRVCPQEIQCEKYCVLGKKGEPVAIGRLERFAADYERETGQIAIPEIAPPNGRRIAVVGSGPSGLTIAGDLVKLGYEVTVFEALHKAGGVLVYGIPEFRLPKAIVEAEVSYLERLGVKFKLNTVIGRVKTVDDLFAEGYDAVYIAVGAGAPMFMNIPGENLNGIYSANEYLTRSNLMKAYLFPEYDTPIVRGKNVAVIGGGNVAMDAVRTALRLGAENAYIIYRRSETEMPARLEEIHHAKEEGVKFLLLTNPVRYIGNKDGWVTGVECIRMTLGEPDASGRRSPIPVAGSEFVLEVDTVVVAIGTMANPIIAKTTPGLETNERGYIRTKDDSGETSREMVYAGGDIVTGSATVILAMGAGRKAAQAIHRKLMEPSGEVV, from the coding sequence TTGCCTACGAAAGACACAAGTGTGGTTTCCATGGAAGCTGACGTAAGAAGAGAGAAAATTCCACGTCAGAAGATGCCTGAACAGGAACCGAGGGAGCGGATCCGGAATTTCAATGAGGTGCCCCTCGGGTATACACCGGAGCTTGCAATGCGGGAGGCCCAAAGGTGTATTCAGTGTAAAAAACCGGGTTGCATTAAGGGCTGTCCAGTAGATGTTCAAATTCCTCAATTCATAAAGCAGATTGCTGAGGGTGATTTCTTGGGTGCAGCGCGTACGTTGAAGGATACCAATAGTCTACCGGCAATATGTGGGCGAGTATGTCCTCAGGAAATCCAGTGTGAAAAGTACTGTGTGCTTGGTAAGAAGGGTGAACCTGTGGCTATTGGGCGTCTCGAAAGGTTTGCTGCAGATTACGAGAGAGAGACAGGTCAAATTGCCATTCCCGAGATTGCCCCTCCGAATGGCAGGAGAATTGCTGTTGTTGGCTCTGGCCCTTCAGGACTGACCATTGCAGGTGATCTCGTGAAACTCGGCTATGAGGTTACAGTTTTTGAGGCGCTTCATAAGGCTGGTGGTGTGCTTGTGTACGGAATTCCCGAGTTCAGGCTTCCAAAGGCAATTGTTGAAGCGGAGGTATCGTATCTCGAACGTTTAGGGGTTAAATTTAAGCTCAATACGGTGATCGGACGCGTGAAAACTGTGGACGATCTCTTTGCCGAAGGGTACGATGCTGTGTACATTGCCGTTGGTGCTGGAGCCCCTATGTTCATGAACATCCCGGGAGAAAATCTTAACGGCATCTATTCTGCAAATGAATATCTTACCCGTTCTAATCTGATGAAGGCTTATCTTTTTCCTGAATACGACACACCTATTGTTCGAGGGAAAAATGTGGCGGTGATTGGTGGTGGAAATGTGGCTATGGACGCAGTGCGCACAGCTTTAAGGTTGGGCGCTGAGAATGCGTACATCATTTATCGGAGAAGCGAGACAGAGATGCCGGCTCGTCTTGAGGAGATACATCACGCGAAAGAGGAGGGTGTGAAGTTTTTGCTTCTTACCAATCCTGTGAGGTACATCGGGAACAAGGACGGTTGGGTTACAGGTGTGGAATGCATCAGGATGACTTTGGGTGAGCCTGATGCTTCAGGTAGGAGAAGCCCTATTCCGGTTGCGGGTTCTGAATTTGTTCTTGAGGTTGATACGGTAGTTGTGGCTATAGGTACCATGGCTAACCCCATAATAGCTAAGACGACGCCTGGTTTGGAAACGAACGAGAGAGGTTACATTAGGACAAAAGATGACAGTGGAGAGACGAGCAGGGAAATGGTTTACGCGGGTGGAGATATCGTTACAGGTTCGGCAACGGTTATTCTAGCGATGGGCGCGGGAAGAAAAGCCGCTCAGGCAATCCATAGGAAATTGATGGAGCCCTCAGGAGAAGTAGTGTAG
- a CDS encoding ATP synthase subunit I, whose translation MKKLLSGPLKRNPIVKDPFQQRLEILLWVSLVVFTLASSVFAAPKFTLGVFLGGCISIVNFFWLGRDLRAVFRSLNQAAQARLLFKYYIRFGVTAVVLYFIVKSDIVDIFGLLIGLSLVVINIVASAIMELTKKNSVEEVR comes from the coding sequence ATGAAAAAACTATTATCAGGTCCCTTAAAACGGAACCCCATCGTAAAAGACCCGTTCCAGCAAAGACTTGAAATTCTCCTTTGGGTTTCCCTTGTTGTTTTTACCCTTGCAAGTTCAGTTTTTGCTGCGCCGAAGTTTACTCTGGGGGTGTTTCTGGGTGGGTGTATAAGTATAGTAAATTTTTTCTGGTTGGGGAGAGATCTGAGAGCAGTATTCAGATCTCTCAATCAGGCCGCTCAAGCTAGGCTTCTGTTCAAGTACTACATACGTTTTGGTGTCACCGCTGTTGTGTTGTATTTTATTGTTAAGAGTGACATTGTTGACATATTCGGACTACTTATTGGATTGTCTCTAGTCGTTATAAATATAGTTGCCAGTGCCATCATGGAGTTAACAAAAAAAAATAGTGTTGAGGAGGTTCGTTGA
- the atpB gene encoding F0F1 ATP synthase subunit A has translation MHSLSFLGHLGVPSHVAYMWFVMLLLAVSGFLATRALRLVPSGFQNFMEVVVETFHRLLIDTMGPEGKRFFPLIGTIGLFILTSNLLGLIPGFESPTANLNTNAAMALVVFAMTHIVGVKIHGIKYLKQFMGPVWWLTPLMLPIEIISHLSRPLSLSVRLFGNIEGGHIVLAILFILVPFLIPLPILVLKLLISVIQTLVFMLLSMMYIAGAMEGHHE, from the coding sequence ATGCATTCGCTTTCATTTTTGGGCCATCTCGGGGTACCATCCCATGTGGCTTATATGTGGTTTGTTATGCTCTTACTGGCCGTAAGTGGTTTCCTGGCTACTAGAGCGCTGAGGCTTGTTCCCTCTGGTTTTCAGAATTTTATGGAGGTGGTTGTAGAGACTTTTCATAGGCTCTTAATCGACACAATGGGACCTGAAGGGAAGCGTTTTTTCCCCTTAATAGGTACAATCGGACTGTTCATCCTTACTTCCAATCTTCTGGGACTGATTCCTGGTTTTGAATCGCCAACGGCTAATTTAAATACAAATGCGGCTATGGCATTGGTTGTATTTGCCATGACGCATATTGTGGGAGTTAAAATTCATGGTATTAAATACCTCAAGCAATTCATGGGACCCGTTTGGTGGTTGACACCACTTATGCTGCCCATAGAAATCATCAGTCATCTTTCACGGCCACTTTCTCTTTCTGTCCGATTGTTTGGCAATATTGAGGGTGGTCATATTGTGTTGGCTATTCTCTTTATCCTCGTTCCTTTCCTGATCCCCCTTCCGATTCTTGTTTTGAAATTGCTCATTTCTGTTATTCAGACGTTGGTTTTCATGTTACTTTCGATGATGTACATCGCGGGGGCGATGGAAGGTCATCACGAGTGA
- a CDS encoding NAD-dependent epimerase, producing the protein MTERRSKFLVTGAAGFIGFHFCLRLLSENHFVVGVDNLNDYYEIKLKKDRLSILENYGHFRFHYLDITDKETISLIIKEKPDYLIHLAAQAGVRHSLENPHVYVSSNVEGFLNILEGCRNQPIKHLIFASSSSVYGANANTPFSVHRGTDHPVSLYGATKKANELMAHVYATLFNTPSTGLRFFTVYGPWGRPDMAYFSFAKAIVEEKTIDVYNFGNMKRDFTFIDDIVEAMYRLVFQPPVPDPAWSPMDPDPATSNAPYRIYNIGSSKPVDLMEFIERLEEALGKKAKKNFLPLQLGEIKATHADVEDLYRTINFRPSTPLEEGIKKFADWFKDYYNVQ; encoded by the coding sequence ATGACCGAGAGAAGGAGTAAATTCCTGGTTACGGGTGCCGCAGGATTCATTGGTTTCCATTTTTGTCTTCGCTTATTGAGTGAAAACCACTTCGTAGTTGGGGTTGACAATCTCAACGATTACTACGAGATAAAACTGAAGAAAGATAGACTCTCTATCTTAGAAAATTACGGACATTTCAGATTCCACTACCTTGACATCACAGATAAAGAAACAATTTCCTTGATAATCAAGGAAAAACCCGATTATTTGATACATCTCGCAGCCCAGGCAGGAGTTCGCCATTCCCTAGAAAATCCACATGTATACGTGAGTAGCAACGTTGAAGGATTTCTCAACATTCTTGAGGGATGTCGCAACCAACCGATAAAGCATCTCATATTTGCGTCATCCAGCTCCGTTTATGGAGCTAACGCGAATACACCTTTTTCCGTCCATAGAGGTACAGATCATCCCGTAAGTTTGTACGGAGCCACTAAAAAAGCCAACGAGCTGATGGCCCATGTATATGCAACACTCTTCAATACACCCAGTACAGGCCTCAGGTTCTTTACCGTCTACGGCCCGTGGGGACGACCGGATATGGCATATTTCTCTTTCGCTAAAGCAATCGTAGAAGAAAAAACCATAGATGTGTACAACTTCGGAAACATGAAGAGGGACTTCACATTTATAGACGACATTGTAGAAGCCATGTACAGACTTGTTTTCCAACCCCCTGTGCCCGATCCCGCATGGTCCCCAATGGATCCTGATCCTGCAACTAGTAACGCCCCCTATCGGATATACAACATCGGTAGTTCTAAACCTGTAGACCTTATGGAATTCATAGAACGCTTGGAGGAAGCACTTGGTAAAAAGGCCAAAAAGAATTTTTTACCACTGCAGCTAGGGGAGATCAAAGCGACCCATGCGGATGTTGAAGATCTCTACAGAACAATTAACTTCAGACCCTCAACCCCCCTGGAGGAGGGTATAAAAAAATTCGCAGACTGGTTTAAGGATTACTACAACGTCCAATAA
- the hemL gene encoding glutamate-1-semialdehyde 2,1-aminomutase: MNSKSKKLFEEAKKLIPGGVNSPVRAFGAVGSEPIFIQRASGSKIYDIDDREYIDYVMSWGPMILGHAHPIVTASIIEQSKLGTSYGAPTAYEVEMARLLVEAIPSMEKVRLVNSGTEAVMTAVRLARAFTNREKILKFEGCYHGHSDSLLSQAGSGMATLGIPTSPGVPSCLAEKTITVPYNNIEMVEHTLRSIGEEVAAIIVEPVAGNMGVVPPRANFLNALRNFSDRYGIVLIFDEVITGFRFTFGGYQNIIGIEPDLTCLGKIIGGGLPIGAVGGKMKIMDLLAPEGPVYQAGTLSGNPLATAAGTTTLNILKENAPYYDLLNRNTFSLCYEMEEIFREAGVPVTINREGSMFTIFFTDKEVFDHASARSSNTELFGRFFRGMIKHGINIPPSQFEAWFLSFAHDLKDRDRTLEACRLTLKDSF, encoded by the coding sequence ATGAATAGTAAATCTAAAAAGCTCTTCGAAGAGGCAAAAAAACTCATTCCGGGTGGGGTAAATAGCCCGGTGAGGGCCTTTGGTGCCGTCGGGAGTGAGCCTATATTTATCCAGAGGGCCTCCGGATCCAAGATTTACGATATTGATGACCGCGAGTACATCGACTACGTGATGTCATGGGGGCCAATGATACTCGGCCATGCCCATCCAATTGTCACCGCATCAATAATTGAGCAATCCAAATTGGGGACTAGCTACGGCGCACCCACAGCCTACGAAGTGGAAATGGCCCGGTTACTGGTGGAGGCCATACCTTCTATGGAGAAGGTAAGACTGGTAAACTCTGGAACAGAAGCTGTAATGACCGCTGTACGTTTGGCCCGAGCCTTTACAAATAGGGAAAAAATCCTGAAATTCGAAGGTTGTTACCATGGCCACTCAGACTCCCTTCTGTCACAAGCGGGATCCGGCATGGCCACACTGGGAATTCCCACAAGTCCCGGCGTGCCTTCCTGTCTCGCTGAAAAAACAATCACAGTTCCCTACAACAACATTGAAATGGTGGAACACACGTTGAGATCCATAGGTGAGGAAGTAGCCGCGATCATTGTGGAGCCAGTCGCAGGGAACATGGGTGTGGTTCCTCCTCGAGCGAATTTCCTCAACGCCCTAAGAAACTTCAGCGATCGGTATGGCATTGTTCTCATCTTCGATGAAGTGATAACGGGGTTCAGGTTTACCTTTGGGGGGTACCAGAATATCATTGGTATCGAACCAGATCTAACGTGTCTGGGCAAAATTATAGGTGGGGGTCTGCCCATAGGAGCAGTTGGTGGAAAAATGAAAATTATGGATCTTCTGGCACCGGAGGGCCCGGTATATCAAGCAGGTACCCTTTCGGGTAACCCATTAGCCACAGCAGCAGGAACTACAACTTTAAATATCCTCAAAGAAAACGCACCCTACTATGACCTGCTCAACAGAAATACCTTTAGCCTCTGTTACGAAATGGAGGAGATCTTTAGGGAAGCGGGGGTCCCGGTTACCATAAACCGCGAGGGTTCCATGTTCACAATTTTCTTTACAGATAAGGAAGTCTTTGACCATGCCTCGGCAAGAAGTTCTAACACAGAACTTTTTGGGAGGTTCTTCCGCGGCATGATTAAACACGGTATAAACATTCCACCTTCCCAGTTCGAAGCGTGGTTTCTCTCATTCGCCCATGATTTAAAAGACAGGGATCGAACACTGGAGGCGTGTCGGTTGACCCTAAAGGATAGTTTCTGA
- the atpE gene encoding ATP synthase F0 subunit C yields MRKSVKPLFLSFFVVLVFTSIAIAAEQAQTGVVDYTKAIVLASSLIAAGIAMGVGALGAGLGMGQATSGASGAVGRNPEAQGKILLTMMVGMAMTESIAIYALVVSLVILYANPLLKYAGMGG; encoded by the coding sequence ATGAGGAAGAGTGTGAAACCGTTGTTCTTAAGTTTTTTTGTGGTGTTGGTTTTCACGTCCATAGCGATTGCTGCTGAACAAGCCCAGACAGGAGTTGTTGACTACACAAAAGCTATTGTGCTTGCGAGCAGTCTTATTGCTGCAGGAATAGCAATGGGTGTGGGTGCTCTAGGTGCTGGACTCGGAATGGGTCAGGCCACAAGTGGTGCGAGTGGAGCTGTGGGAAGGAATCCGGAGGCCCAAGGGAAGATTCTTCTTACCATGATGGTCGGTATGGCTATGACAGAGTCCATCGCCATATACGCATTGGTTGTTTCTCTTGTTATCCTCTATGCTAATCCTCTTCTTAAATATGCCGGTATGGGTGGATAA